A part of Crassostrea angulata isolate pt1a10 chromosome 5, ASM2561291v2, whole genome shotgun sequence genomic DNA contains:
- the LOC128185483 gene encoding uncharacterized protein LOC128185483, translating to MPQFLEKGQKQMSTSDANKSRLVTKIRWVVESSNARIKRWRYLDRTLPTNQIPFVGDYVRIVCALSNKFFPPLSKSHSIEEDEADAAKMLYLSKQVNNLQRLVEDNGLNRRPTQWQPVPECGIENFPTLNEEQLRNLTCGTYQLKLSRSYIQEHIDGDCDIWFHKDNDRLLRVKIQSRHTSSKQYLVCIEFSDCSVDAWYCRCRAGARVVGMCSHIAAIIWYLSKGRHEGGKYGVRDWGEHVLDAADIPPPVDESDSDASSCDSVPEE from the exons ATGCCTCAATTTTTAGAGAAGGGACAAAAACAGATGAGCACTAGTGATGCCAATAAGAGCAGACTTGTTACAAAG ATAAGATGGGTAGTTGAGTCATCCAATGCCAGAATCAAAAGGTGGCGATATTTGGACCGTACCCTCCCTACAAATCAGATCCCTTTCGTTGGAGATTATGTCAGAATTGTATGCGCCCTGTCAAATAAGTTCTTCCCACCTCTGAGCAAAAGTCACAGTATAGAGGAAGACGAGGCAGACGCAGCAAAAATGCTTTATCTGTCTAAACAG GTAAATAATCTCCAACGATTGGTTGAAGATAATGGTCTAAACAGAAGGCCAACTCAGTGGCAGCCAGTCCCCGAGTGTGGAATAGAGAACTTCCCCACCCTGAACGAGGAGCAGTTACGGAACTTGACTTGCGGGACCTATCAACTGAAGCTTTCTCGCAGCTATATCCAAGAGCATATTGATGGGGACTGTGACATTTGGTTCCATAAGGATAATGACAGGCTACTGCGGGTAAAGATTCAGAGTCGCCACACATCATCAAAACAGTACTTGGTCTGTATTGAGTTCTCTGACTGTTCGGTAGATGCATGGTACTGTAGATGCAGGGCAGGTGCCAGAGTAGTGGGTATGTGCTCCCATATAGCGGCCATCATTTGGTACCTGTCAAAAGGAAGACATGAGGGAGGGAAGTACGGTGTGCGTGATTGGGGTGAGCATGTTCTTGATGCAGCAGACATTCCACCTCCCGTTGATGAGTCTGACAGTGATGCGAGCAGTTGTGACAGTGTACCCGAGGAATGA